One Salmo trutta chromosome 26, fSalTru1.1, whole genome shotgun sequence DNA window includes the following coding sequences:
- the LOC115163592 gene encoding uncharacterized protein LOC115163592: protein MCTGLNGLCSAALAHSFSFGLQEPHIPLSAVQGKKEGVCYSGKERRYLLYREREKVSAVQGKREGVCCTGKERRCLLYRQREKVSAVQANKRKGVCCTGKERRCLLYREREKVSAVQGKREGVCCSRKRKGVCCSGKERRCLLYREREKVSAVQGNKREGACCTGKERRCLLFKEEKRCLLFREREKVSAVQGKREGVCCTGKEKRCLLYRQTREKVSAVQGKREGACCTGKQERMCLLYREREKVSAVQGREKVSAVQGKREGVCCTGKERRCLLYRERKKERWGKTKWEASLRVGTRI from the exons ATGTGCACAGGACTCAATGGTCTCTGCAGTGCAGCGCTGGCCCATTCATTCTCATTTGGGCTGCAGGAGCCCCACATACCTTTGTCTGCTGTTCAGGGTAAGAAAGAAGGTGTCTGCTATTCTGGGAAAGAGAGAAGGTATCTGCtgtacagggaaagagagaaggtgtCTGCtgtacagggaaagagagaaggtgtCTGCtgtacagggaaagagagaaggtgtCTGCTGTACAGGCAAAGAGAGAAGGTGTCTGCTGTACAGGCAAACAAGAGAAAAGGTGTCTGCtgtacagggaaagagagaaggtgtCTGCtgtacagggaaagagagaag GTGTCTGCtgtacagggaaagagagaaggtgtCTGCTGTTCAAGGAAGAGAAAAGGTGTCTGCTGttcagggaaagagagaaggtgcCTGCtgtacagggaaagagagaaggtgtCTGCTGTACAGGGAAACAAGAGAGAAGGTGCCTGCtgtacagggaaagagagaaggtgtCTGCTGTTCAAGGAAGAGAAAAGGTGTCTGCTGttcagggaaagagagaaggtgtCTGCtgtacagggaaagagagaaggtgtCTGCTGTACAGGGAAAGAGAAAAGGTGTCTGCTGTACAGGCAAACAAGAGAGAAGGTGTCTGCtgtacagggaaagagagaaggtgcCTGCTGTACAGGGAAACAAGAGAGAATGTGTCTGCtgtacagggaaagagagaaggtgtCTGCTGTTCAAGGAAGAGAAAAGGTGTCTGCtgtacagggaaagagagaaggtgtCTGCTGTACAGGGAAAGAAAGAAGGTGTCTGCTGtacagggaaagaaagaaagagagatggggaaagacgAAATGGGAAGCAAGCCTGAGGGTTGGTACCAGAATATAG